ACAGTTCTATTTTGTTTTATCCCTTATTTGAAATTGCAATGGGAAAGGGGACAAAAAAGTATTTGCAATTATAAGGTTGACTAAATATGTAGTATGATTATCCCCATAGGGGAGAGGGCATAGGAACGAAAATCTTGGAAGCAGTTAAAATTGGTTTACAAGTGAGCATAAAACTCACAATTTGTGTGCTGTCAATCATGCTTGCTTATATAAAAAGCAAGGGTAGGTAACATGTTTGCATATAGAATAAAAGGTGAGTATTCCAGAAGTTTGAGAATGGAACTACAATGATAACTCAATGACCCTTATGGTGAGTACATAACCGCCTTAGGCAAACCCACAGCACGCCTAAGGAACGATTGAGTCATTGAAACCGTGATTGCTGGTTGTATTAGTGAGGAAGAGCGAACCTACTCTGGCCGTTTTAACTCGAGTCATTGAAAATGATGATATCAAGTTTGTAGATTATGAAACCGTAATACACATAGGGAACAGATTAATGTACCCTGTTGTAATGACAGGGAAGTACTGGTGTCAATTAAGGGGCAGACAGCAAGTCGGGATGCAATGGGGTCCTTGCTTCCTCAAAAACCCATGGCATGTGATGTGAGTAAATCGAGGGTTTGAAATTGGGTGGTGTTATGTGGACTATTTCATGGAGGACGAAGTGATGTGACTTGAGTTTGGTGCAGATAATAAATTGCTATTGTGCGATGAAAACAGCAAGGCAGCAAAGGCGTGCTGTAGATCAGTCAATGCGATGGTGGTTCATGCCAACTTGGTTTCAGGTAGAAGTGTTCGGCCAAAGTTGGGGGGAGTGAGTATGTATATTCATATTAAAATGTCATATTTTACTATCGTGTTGTAGCAAGAGATTTTGGAGTTCAACAAATCAGCAGACGAGCTGTACTGTACATACCTACAGGAATGTAAAGTAGGAGGTAATATAAAAAAGTGTGAGAAGGTACGAGAAGCTGCCCTGTTATGTAGCATAATGGAATAGATACAGATTCCCATGATGATGACTAACTAACCGCTGTTATGCTTCAGATATTCGTGCAAATATGGCACGACGAGCATTGGTATATGTGTGTGGTGGACATGGGAAGCGAAGAAGTATTAATTTATGATTCAATGAGAGAACACGAGCAAACGGATATGAATAGGCGCAGCTCTGTGGAGATAGTGGTAAACTAAGTTGGTTTGTCAAATATTTCATGAACACGGCCATCACCTTTACAATTGGTGGCAGTAAACTTAAAATTGCATATGTTTTTCTTGTATGGCCCTCAGATTGAAAGGTTGGAAACAGCGCTGACCTATGGTTTGGAGGGGCAGTATTCGTCATGCCTTTGGCTGAACAAAATAAAAGCTGCAGCCACATGTCCACAGCAACGGAATGCGTAAGTTGCATGTGCATAGGTTTGGAATTTTTTTGCATAGTTCAGCAACGGTTGTCTAAATTTGTGGTTATGGTTTGTAATGCAGGTGGGATTGTGGGTTATTCATGCTGAAGTACATGGATATGTTATCAAGTGGAATTGGAAGCTGGAAATAGAATCAGGTAAGGAAAAAGGAATGGCGTCGTGTGCTTTAACAGTAAGTGTGTTTGCTTGCATTGGTTGCGAACGATGGAGATAGTAACAAATTTATCGGTGTAGTACAATTCGGAGCAGGAGCGGTGCAAAGTAGCACTGTTTTTGGTTCTGGATGATGCCAACGTTGTCCGTCATCAAATTATGCGGAAAGTGAACACGCACAGGAGGGTGGAGATGAATAAAGTTGAGGTTGGATGAAGGTGGCAAGATAGAGAGACAAAGTAGCGGCATTTTGTGGAAAGGGCCATGTAATAGGGGCTGTCATAATTGGATGGACGTCGTCGTAGCCTAAAATGTAGAAGACGGAGACAGAGAGTCCAAAAGCTGCCATAGTAAGGCAAGCGGTTGGTGTGTATGTATGAGTTTGATTTGAGGAAGGGAAAGCAAAGTTCAACCGAGCAAACTCGCCGGCGGTGGTGTGGGGAGACCTTGGCATGGGGATAACGAGTACCACAATCTTCATGTGGTCGAGAGTTAAGAGAAGATTTGTGGTTGGTTATGACTAGCGTACAGTGATCCATGGTATGCAGTCAttagaaataaatgaaaaaggattgaaatatttgatttgCGGTAATTAATAATTAACGCGTTTAAATTTATGTTTCGCGAGAGTTTATGAATTAGGTGTCTTGACGTATCCGAAACAATTTGTCTTAACACGGAGTTTAAACCTGCAATAGGTTAGTTTCTTGCTTTGCATTCTATGCTAACGGGTAAATGGCACTCAAGTATAATATCGATCCGATTTTATCGAACAAATAAATTAGCCATACATTTTTATCCGATAAGTGAAATAGTATGTAAGGGATATTGGTACTCTGTTGTGATAGTGGAGGAAATCGATAAAGAGCCGGTGTTATTGGAAAAGGGGTTTAATTTACACGTAGCCGATAAATGAATATTTGTTTAACGGAAAATGGTTATCTCGTACTTATAACGgagaaagcca
The genomic region above belongs to Coffea arabica cultivar ET-39 chromosome 7c, Coffea Arabica ET-39 HiFi, whole genome shotgun sequence and contains:
- the LOC113699862 gene encoding ubiquitin-like-specific protease 1A is translated as MDNTEKPVWEDKQNRRQGKRIKMDSSGMNKCQTKMVALLAKETRLASIGEKLSEGRAKILKFLFDTQMSQGEVLVSIKGQTASRDAMGSLLPQKPMACDIINCYCAMKTARQQRRAVDQSMRWWFMPTWFQQEILEFNKSADELYCTYLQECKVGGNIKKCEKIFVQIWHDEHWYMCVVDMGSEEVLIYDSMREHEQTDMNRRSSVEIVIERLETALTYGLEGQYSSCLWLNKIKAAATCPQQRNAWDCGLFMLKYMDMLSSGIGSWK